The Akkermansia sp. N21116 genome includes a region encoding these proteins:
- the hypB gene encoding hydrogenase nickel incorporation protein HypB, with protein MCKECGCDHGGDVRIDGCPVEPREHGHSHEEGHTHAEDVHMPILDENARVAERNRGYFEAKNVWVLNVLSSPGSGKTTLLAETARRLKAQGAEVGMIVGDLATDNDAVRLREAGIPVVQITTGTMCHLDASMVARAARQMDLDSLDILIIENVGNLVCPADFDLGEHARAVLLSTTEGEDKPLKYPPMFHMADIVVITKTDLAGPAGFDRTAALANLNRIAHHADILEVSARTGDGIDTWCDVLRHLRTRGYAGDGHHHH; from the coding sequence ATGTGCAAGGAATGCGGATGCGATCACGGAGGAGACGTTAGAATTGACGGTTGCCCTGTCGAGCCCCGGGAACACGGTCACTCCCATGAGGAGGGACATACCCATGCGGAGGATGTTCACATGCCCATTTTGGATGAAAATGCGCGGGTGGCGGAACGTAACCGCGGATATTTCGAGGCGAAGAATGTCTGGGTGCTGAATGTCCTGTCGTCTCCCGGTTCAGGCAAGACGACTCTGCTGGCGGAAACGGCCCGGCGCTTGAAGGCGCAAGGAGCGGAAGTGGGTATGATCGTCGGGGATCTGGCGACGGACAACGATGCCGTCCGCCTGCGCGAAGCCGGGATTCCCGTGGTGCAGATTACGACGGGAACCATGTGTCACCTGGATGCGTCCATGGTGGCCCGTGCGGCACGTCAAATGGATCTGGACTCCTTGGATATATTGATTATCGAGAACGTCGGCAATCTCGTTTGTCCGGCGGATTTCGATCTCGGCGAACATGCCCGTGCGGTTTTGTTATCTACGACGGAGGGTGAGGATAAGCCATTGAAATATCCTCCCATGTTCCATATGGCGGACATCGTTGTTATTACCAAGACTGATCTCGCAGGACCGGCGGGATTTGACCGGACGGCAGCTCTGGCTAACCTGAATCGGATTGCCCACCATGCGGATATCCTGGAAGTGTCGGCAAGGACGGGCGACGGCATAGATACCTGGTGCGATGTTCTTCGGCACCTTCGTACACGCGGTTATGCGGGGGATGGACATCACCATCATTGA
- a CDS encoding cytochrome b/b6 domain-containing protein codes for MKTRVEIGDVGVMVRDPLPSGSTTAQELLRMAAAASCNGGDDPGDAALVRAAVEETGSIGFSQKEGSWIAPGRTRPYSTARIKSEGGGEELEVARGDLSFLMRMCGVSRETCMQMEKAMHAYAHQGYRAVALATRRNGGAWEFRGAIPMIANRLVKSIRDARTDFRYFPLWDWPLRVLHWMWVASVLTLAATGICIAEGWFLIRGELTSRFEFGDVRFIHYAVAWILVAVLILRFSLFFFASNKYQTFASLFPVSRQRWVDLYQTALDYFFARSFDGPRYIGHNPLQQWTYTGVYGLFTFMVVTGFALYALYQPTHWFYSWFMPLNDWIGVANVRLLHLIGMWCFLLFATIHVYLSILAGNVDRDGTISSMFSGGRWVRRGVRFHDE; via the coding sequence ATGAAGACGCGTGTAGAAATAGGGGATGTCGGTGTGATGGTGCGCGACCCGCTCCCTTCCGGTTCGACAACGGCGCAGGAACTCCTGAGGATGGCTGCCGCTGCTTCCTGCAATGGCGGTGACGATCCGGGCGATGCCGCGCTGGTGCGTGCGGCAGTCGAGGAAACAGGAAGCATCGGCTTTAGCCAAAAGGAGGGATCTTGGATCGCTCCCGGCCGGACAAGGCCGTATAGTACGGCCCGGATCAAGTCGGAGGGCGGAGGGGAGGAACTGGAAGTAGCCCGTGGCGATTTGTCGTTTTTGATGCGTATGTGCGGTGTATCGCGCGAAACATGCATGCAGATGGAAAAAGCGATGCATGCCTATGCCCACCAAGGCTACCGGGCCGTCGCCCTTGCGACGCGCCGGAACGGCGGGGCGTGGGAATTCCGGGGTGCGATCCCCATGATTGCCAACCGGTTGGTGAAGAGCATCCGTGATGCTCGTACGGATTTCCGTTATTTCCCCTTGTGGGACTGGCCCCTCCGCGTTCTCCACTGGATGTGGGTAGCGAGTGTGCTGACGTTGGCGGCTACCGGTATTTGTATTGCGGAAGGGTGGTTTCTGATACGCGGCGAATTGACGAGCCGGTTTGAGTTTGGAGACGTGCGTTTCATTCATTATGCCGTGGCCTGGATTTTGGTGGCGGTGTTGATTTTGCGGTTTAGCCTCTTCTTTTTTGCCTCCAACAAGTACCAGACTTTTGCTTCTTTGTTTCCGGTGTCGCGTCAGCGCTGGGTCGACCTTTATCAAACCGCGCTGGATTATTTTTTCGCACGCAGTTTCGACGGTCCCCGTTACATCGGTCACAATCCTCTCCAGCAGTGGACGTACACGGGCGTTTACGGTCTGTTTACCTTCATGGTGGTAACGGGCTTTGCCCTGTATGCCTTGTACCAGCCGACGCATTGGTTTTATAGTTGGTTCATGCCGTTGAACGATTGGATCGGGGTTGCCAATGTCCGTCTGCTCCACTTGATCGGCATGTGGTGCTTCCTGCTGTTTGCTACGATACACGTTTACCTGAGTATTCTTGCAGGTAATGTGGATCGCGACGGAACGATTTCTTCCATGTTCAGCGGCGGCCGCTGGGTTCGCCGCGGAGTACGGTTCCACGATGAATAA
- the hypF gene encoding carbamoyltransferase HypF translates to METVCRLQLSLTGTVQGVGFRPFAYRLACEEGLSGWIRNDPGGVAIEVEGPRNCLLAFVERLETEKPPLASIYSMEPCWLEPSGLSGMEILESSCDGATEPVLLPDLVICPVCSAEIRDPANRRFGYPFTNCTHCGPRYSIIESLPYDRGNTSMKHFAMCPDCRREYGDMADRRFHAQPVSCPACGPSLALYGEDGSMVESGRSGEKTSSMIAAAADCLNGGGIVALLGLGGVQLLTDARNEKAVCRLRERKRRDARPFALMALSEAVVREIAFLSPEERRVLSSPAAPIVLLRRRDDVPPECLPAPSVCMFSPWVGVMLPTTPLHHLLLDSWGGLPVATSGNLSDEPLCVSPEEALCKLAGIADLFLMHDRPVLRPVDDSVVRVWRGRELVVRRARGYAPLPVCGHGGEGEPVILALGGQMKNALGWRVRGRSVLSQHMGDLDTEASLVSFRREADDLGHLLHASPELVVVDSHPDYQASLYGRDLAERKGLPLVEVQHHVAHVLACMEENEVPFPCLGVAWDGTGYGPDGTVWGGEWFALEETAWKRVGHLRTFHLPGGDAAVRDPRRVAFSLLAAPELQSCRTLRGRLQAALAPDLSKACRLMIERGLNAPLCSSMGRIFDAVAFFLGFDGLIRCEGQAAMQLEAWAWEYPEAEWGHVPPLSWGEGDTGGVMDWVPALQALETGLAAGCSRARLAWCFHDGLAELIVTHALKSGRNRVCVGGGCFQNVLLLELLMRRAERAGVTLHVPQRVPAHDGGLAAGQIAAVLHHYPAY, encoded by the coding sequence ATGGAGACGGTATGCAGGCTTCAGCTTTCCCTGACGGGGACTGTACAAGGGGTGGGATTTCGTCCTTTCGCGTACCGTCTTGCTTGTGAAGAAGGACTATCCGGCTGGATCAGGAATGATCCCGGCGGCGTGGCGATTGAGGTAGAAGGTCCGCGGAATTGCCTCCTGGCTTTCGTTGAACGACTGGAAACGGAAAAGCCGCCCCTGGCGTCCATTTATAGCATGGAGCCCTGTTGGCTGGAGCCGTCCGGTTTATCCGGCATGGAGATTCTGGAAAGTTCCTGCGACGGTGCGACGGAACCGGTTCTTCTGCCTGATCTGGTGATTTGTCCGGTTTGCTCTGCCGAAATCCGAGATCCGGCGAACCGCCGCTTCGGTTATCCGTTTACCAATTGTACGCACTGCGGACCCCGCTATTCCATCATCGAATCCCTTCCGTATGACCGTGGAAATACGAGCATGAAACATTTTGCCATGTGTCCGGATTGCCGGAGGGAATATGGGGATATGGCGGATAGGCGTTTTCATGCCCAGCCGGTGTCATGTCCTGCATGCGGCCCGTCTCTGGCGTTGTATGGGGAAGATGGTTCCATGGTGGAATCGGGGAGATCCGGGGAGAAGACCTCGTCAATGATTGCCGCTGCCGCCGATTGCCTGAATGGCGGTGGTATCGTGGCTCTGCTGGGGTTGGGTGGAGTCCAGCTTTTGACGGATGCCCGCAATGAGAAAGCTGTATGCAGGCTTCGCGAGCGCAAGAGACGGGATGCCAGGCCGTTTGCCCTGATGGCTCTATCGGAGGCGGTAGTGCGGGAAATTGCCTTTTTATCGCCGGAAGAACGCCGGGTGTTGTCTTCACCGGCGGCTCCGATCGTGTTGTTGCGGCGCAGGGACGATGTTCCGCCAGAATGTTTGCCGGCTCCGTCCGTGTGTATGTTCAGCCCTTGGGTGGGAGTCATGCTGCCGACGACTCCCTTGCATCATCTATTGCTGGATTCCTGGGGAGGGCTTCCCGTGGCAACTAGTGGAAACCTCAGCGACGAGCCCCTGTGCGTGTCGCCTGAGGAAGCCTTGTGCAAACTGGCCGGTATTGCAGATTTGTTTTTGATGCACGATCGGCCCGTCCTGCGTCCGGTGGACGATTCGGTCGTGCGGGTATGGCGAGGCCGCGAACTTGTGGTGCGCCGGGCACGGGGATATGCTCCCTTGCCTGTGTGCGGCCATGGGGGGGAAGGTGAACCGGTAATTCTGGCTCTGGGAGGGCAGATGAAGAATGCCCTCGGCTGGCGCGTCCGCGGAAGGTCTGTTCTGAGCCAGCATATGGGAGATTTGGATACCGAGGCTTCACTGGTCTCGTTTCGCCGGGAGGCGGATGATCTGGGACACCTGCTGCATGCTTCGCCGGAACTTGTTGTTGTAGATTCCCATCCCGACTACCAGGCTTCCCTGTATGGGCGTGATCTGGCTGAGAGGAAAGGCTTGCCGCTGGTGGAGGTCCAGCATCATGTGGCGCATGTTCTTGCGTGCATGGAGGAGAACGAAGTTCCTTTCCCATGCCTTGGCGTAGCTTGGGACGGTACGGGGTACGGTCCGGATGGTACTGTGTGGGGAGGGGAATGGTTTGCTTTGGAAGAAACTGCTTGGAAGCGTGTGGGACATCTGCGGACATTTCATTTGCCGGGTGGGGATGCCGCCGTCCGGGACCCGCGCCGTGTGGCGTTTTCCCTGCTTGCCGCGCCGGAACTGCAGTCTTGCCGGACATTGCGCGGAAGGTTGCAGGCGGCTTTGGCCCCGGATTTGTCGAAGGCGTGCCGGTTGATGATAGAGAGGGGACTGAATGCGCCGCTTTGCAGCAGTATGGGACGTATTTTTGATGCAGTGGCCTTTTTTCTGGGATTCGACGGATTGATTCGGTGCGAAGGACAGGCTGCCATGCAGCTGGAAGCGTGGGCATGGGAATATCCGGAGGCGGAGTGGGGGCACGTTCCTCCTCTTTCCTGGGGAGAAGGGGACACCGGCGGCGTGATGGACTGGGTTCCGGCATTGCAAGCGTTGGAAACCGGGTTGGCGGCAGGTTGTTCACGGGCGCGGCTGGCATGGTGTTTTCATGACGGTCTGGCGGAATTGATCGTGACGCATGCTTTGAAATCGGGTAGAAACAGAGTTTGTGTAGGCGGCGGGTGTTTTCAGAATGTTCTGTTGCTCGAATTGCTAATGCGCCGGGCGGAACGTGCCGGAGTAACACTCCATGTTCCCCAGCGGGTGCCGGCCCATGACGGAGGGTTGGCGGCCGGACAGATTGCGGCCGTGCTTCACCATTATCCAGCTTATTGA
- the hypD gene encoding hydrogenase formation protein HypD, giving the protein MNVAAFYRDPEAVSRLAGEIAALVAHPWKLMEVCGGQTHAIAKYGLEELLPPEIELIHGPGCPVCVTSVGLIDLAVELAGKPGMILGSYGDMLRVPGSRGDLLSARARGADVRMFYAPMDAVLTARDNPDRQVVFFAVGFETTAPASALAVKMAARMGLDNFSLLVAHVAAPPAMKMLLESPDARPDAFLAPGHVCAVTGEREYAELAVRYHVPVAVTGFEPVDLMAGILACVRQLEQGEARVDNTYARAVRPEGNPSALELMRDVFSPVDRLWRGLGVIPGGGMDLSESYAAFDARKKFSLALPALSEVHLECRAGDVLRGILKPDCCPAFGVRCRPESPLGAPMVSGEGACAAYYRYKMNR; this is encoded by the coding sequence GTGAATGTAGCGGCTTTCTATCGTGACCCGGAGGCTGTTTCCCGGCTGGCCGGGGAAATTGCCGCCTTGGTGGCGCACCCCTGGAAGCTGATGGAGGTGTGTGGCGGGCAGACGCATGCCATTGCGAAGTATGGTCTGGAGGAACTGCTTCCGCCGGAGATTGAGTTGATCCATGGACCGGGATGCCCCGTTTGCGTAACTTCTGTCGGGCTGATTGATCTGGCGGTAGAACTGGCAGGGAAACCTGGAATGATTCTTGGCAGCTACGGAGATATGCTGCGGGTGCCGGGAAGTCGTGGCGATCTGTTGTCGGCTCGTGCCCGTGGTGCCGATGTCCGGATGTTCTATGCTCCGATGGATGCTGTACTGACGGCTCGTGATAACCCGGACAGACAGGTAGTGTTTTTTGCCGTCGGTTTTGAAACGACGGCTCCCGCCAGTGCATTGGCCGTGAAGATGGCTGCCCGGATGGGATTGGACAATTTCTCCTTGCTCGTCGCTCATGTGGCTGCGCCTCCTGCCATGAAAATGCTTTTGGAATCGCCTGACGCTCGTCCGGATGCTTTTTTGGCTCCGGGACACGTGTGTGCCGTGACTGGCGAACGCGAATATGCGGAACTGGCTGTCCGGTATCATGTACCGGTAGCGGTCACGGGGTTCGAACCGGTCGATTTGATGGCGGGTATTCTGGCATGTGTCCGTCAGTTGGAACAGGGTGAAGCGCGTGTTGACAATACCTATGCGCGTGCGGTGAGGCCGGAAGGCAATCCGTCGGCGTTGGAATTGATGCGTGACGTATTTAGTCCGGTGGACAGATTGTGGCGTGGTTTGGGAGTGATTCCCGGCGGAGGCATGGATCTTTCGGAAAGTTATGCCGCGTTCGATGCCCGGAAGAAATTCAGTCTTGCCCTGCCTGCTCTATCTGAAGTACATCTGGAATGCAGGGCTGGGGACGTTTTACGGGGTATCCTGAAGCCGGACTGTTGTCCTGCGTTTGGCGTACGCTGCCGTCCCGAATCCCCCCTGGGGGCGCCGATGGTATCCGGAGAAGGGGCTTGCGCTGCTTATTACCGATACAAAATGAATAGATAA
- a CDS encoding sulfatase-like hydrolase/transferase, producing MNTWRINQWGAFAAFFLIGSMAGQVRAGTEMKQQPNVLLILVDDMGWQDTSVPFHYGDSGKAIPSPGNAVFKTPGMEKLAAQGMIFTQAYTPSVCSPSRTALMTGNNPSRTHISNWTNPDKPADTSMRGIKTMRPPAWRMQGMTSDDPSLARMLHDAGYRTLFVGKAHFGPTSNSAAQPENLGFDVNVGGSGAGHPASYLGEDCYAEKSYKETGIHGVRDVPNLEKYYNTDTFLTDALSTEMASEIRESVKTGKPFFAYMGHYAVHSPLMKDPQFQALYPSLKGALLNYATLISGMDKSILHLLGTLDEAGVADRTLVVFASDNGGTAPWKNKCLPLRGMKGTPYEGGIRTPMIVSWAKLNPAQPLQQQYPIVPGSRCDRVVALQDMFATLGSMAGGKVPDGLDSYDISGLLRGDGSCNRPQTYFLNFPHQHNDAYYVLYREGDWKVIYRYHTKKWELYNLKSDMEEQHDLTRECPEQLQAMARKLVTEHTRHGAQFPIDTQTGLPAVFVMPDQSSK from the coding sequence ATGAACACTTGGAGAATCAATCAATGGGGAGCGTTTGCCGCATTCTTTCTGATAGGAAGCATGGCGGGGCAGGTCCGTGCCGGAACGGAGATGAAGCAGCAGCCTAATGTCCTGCTTATCCTCGTCGATGACATGGGATGGCAGGATACGTCCGTTCCTTTTCATTACGGGGACAGCGGCAAGGCTATTCCCTCTCCGGGTAATGCCGTGTTTAAGACGCCGGGCATGGAGAAACTGGCTGCCCAGGGCATGATTTTTACCCAGGCGTATACCCCCAGTGTGTGTTCTCCGAGCCGTACCGCCCTGATGACCGGAAACAATCCGTCCCGCACCCATATCAGTAACTGGACGAATCCTGACAAGCCGGCGGATACGAGTATGCGGGGAATCAAAACCATGCGTCCTCCTGCCTGGAGAATGCAGGGGATGACGTCAGATGATCCGAGCCTTGCCCGTATGCTGCACGACGCCGGTTACCGGACTCTCTTTGTCGGGAAAGCCCATTTCGGACCGACTTCCAATTCAGCCGCTCAACCGGAAAATCTGGGATTCGACGTGAATGTCGGCGGATCGGGAGCCGGGCATCCCGCCTCGTACCTCGGAGAGGATTGCTATGCCGAAAAGTCTTATAAGGAAACGGGAATACACGGAGTCAGGGATGTGCCCAATCTGGAAAAATACTACAACACCGATACGTTCCTGACAGATGCTCTCAGCACGGAGATGGCTTCCGAAATCCGGGAATCCGTGAAAACGGGCAAGCCGTTTTTTGCCTACATGGGGCACTATGCCGTCCATTCCCCCCTGATGAAGGATCCTCAGTTCCAGGCTCTGTATCCCTCCTTGAAGGGAGCTCTTCTGAATTATGCCACCTTGATTTCCGGGATGGACAAATCGATTCTCCATCTTCTGGGAACATTAGACGAAGCGGGTGTTGCCGACCGTACTCTGGTCGTGTTCGCTTCCGACAATGGTGGAACCGCTCCCTGGAAAAACAAATGCCTTCCGCTTCGGGGTATGAAGGGGACTCCCTATGAGGGCGGCATCAGAACGCCCATGATCGTTTCCTGGGCGAAATTGAATCCCGCTCAGCCTCTCCAGCAGCAGTATCCGATCGTCCCCGGTAGCCGGTGTGACCGTGTCGTGGCCTTGCAGGACATGTTTGCGACGCTCGGGAGCATGGCGGGAGGCAAGGTCCCGGACGGTCTGGATTCGTACGATATCAGCGGTCTTCTTCGCGGGGACGGCTCATGCAACCGTCCGCAAACGTATTTCCTCAATTTCCCGCACCAGCACAACGATGCCTATTACGTCCTGTACCGGGAGGGAGACTGGAAGGTTATCTACCGGTACCATACGAAAAAGTGGGAACTTTACAATCTCAAGTCGGATATGGAGGAACAGCATGATTTGACCCGGGAATGTCCGGAACAGTTGCAGGCCATGGCTCGCAAACTGGTGACGGAACATACCAGGCATGGCGCTCAGTTTCCGATTGATACTCAAACAGGACTTCCGGCGGTTTTCGTTATGCCGGATCAATCTTCAAAATAA
- a CDS encoding HypC/HybG/HupF family hydrogenase formation chaperone, giving the protein MFPSGCRPMTEGWRPDRLRPCFTIIQLIDIMCLAVPGLITGISDADPLFRMGMVDFGGISREVNLGCVPEAEVGDYVIVHVGMALSVMDRESALQARDDLRKMVEESDTGRGEGASES; this is encoded by the coding sequence ATGTTCCCCAGCGGGTGCCGGCCCATGACGGAGGGTTGGCGGCCGGACAGATTGCGGCCGTGCTTCACCATTATCCAGCTTATTGATATTATGTGTCTTGCAGTACCAGGTTTAATCACGGGCATTTCGGACGCCGATCCGCTTTTTCGGATGGGCATGGTTGATTTCGGCGGTATTTCCCGCGAGGTCAATCTTGGTTGCGTACCGGAAGCGGAGGTAGGGGATTACGTCATCGTCCATGTGGGAATGGCGTTAAGTGTGATGGATCGCGAGTCCGCCCTGCAGGCGAGGGACGATTTGAGGAAGATGGTGGAGGAGAGCGATACCGGGCGTGGGGAAGGCGCCTCCGAATCGTGA
- a CDS encoding hydrogenase maturation protease → MNNFFQTFAADACASGRDPCRLLVLGLGNPVMGDDGAGIELLHLVRDGGGWPESVVFEDGGTMAMSLLPLIEDARGVLFLDAMKTGAAPGSVLHRMREELPGFFSRTLSPHELGLHEVLGAAQLRGTLPPFMEMVGIEAEDAGFARPMSPPVRAALEAAARLARERIAAILQQCGEEGAHA, encoded by the coding sequence ATGAATAATTTTTTCCAGACGTTTGCCGCGGATGCCTGTGCTTCCGGTCGCGATCCTTGCCGCCTTCTTGTCCTTGGGCTCGGGAATCCCGTGATGGGGGACGATGGGGCGGGTATTGAGCTTCTGCACTTGGTGCGCGATGGGGGGGGATGGCCGGAATCCGTCGTTTTTGAGGATGGCGGTACAATGGCGATGTCCCTGCTTCCTCTGATTGAGGATGCCCGTGGCGTCTTGTTCCTGGATGCAATGAAGACAGGGGCTGCTCCAGGCTCTGTTTTGCACAGGATGCGTGAAGAATTGCCGGGGTTTTTTTCGCGGACATTGTCACCGCACGAACTGGGGCTTCATGAGGTGCTGGGGGCTGCCCAGTTGCGGGGGACGCTACCTCCGTTTATGGAAATGGTCGGTATCGAGGCGGAGGATGCCGGGTTTGCCCGGCCGATGAGTCCGCCTGTTCGAGCCGCGCTGGAAGCCGCCGCTCGTTTGGCCAGGGAGAGAATTGCCGCCATATTGCAGCAATGTGGGGAGGAGGGTGCTCATGCATGA
- the hypE gene encoding hydrogenase expression/formation protein HypE, whose amino-acid sequence MFSCPVPYDDSDRVSLACGGGGLLMNRLLEEVFFPAFGTDSSSLHDSSLRSVPGGTLAMTTDSFVVHPLVFPGGDIGSLAVHGTTNDLAMSGARPLYLSAGFILEEGLEVAVLKRIVKSMARAASELGVSIVTGDTKVVEKGKGDGVYINTCGIGSPEYPGLIAPSSIREGDAVIVSGDLGRHGMTIMSVREGLGFSSSLESDSAPLWPSVDALIRSGADIHCLRDITRGGLTTTLNEIADSSGLGIVLDEVSIPVCDEVRSACDVLGLDPLQVACEGRFLAIVPADAAARTLAALRSVPVSSGACVVGRVEGRMAAPLVMNGVMGVRRILGMPSGAQLPRIC is encoded by the coding sequence ATGTTTTCCTGCCCGGTTCCCTACGATGATTCCGACCGCGTGTCTCTGGCTTGCGGCGGAGGCGGATTGCTGATGAACCGTCTGCTGGAGGAAGTGTTTTTTCCGGCTTTCGGGACAGATTCGTCTTCTCTGCATGACTCTTCCCTGCGTTCCGTACCGGGGGGAACGCTGGCAATGACGACGGACAGCTTTGTCGTCCATCCACTGGTGTTTCCCGGCGGAGACATCGGCTCGCTGGCTGTTCATGGGACGACGAATGATTTGGCGATGAGCGGTGCCCGTCCCTTGTATTTGAGTGCGGGATTTATTCTGGAGGAGGGTCTTGAAGTGGCCGTCCTGAAACGAATCGTCAAGTCGATGGCCCGTGCCGCCTCCGAGCTGGGAGTGAGCATTGTGACGGGCGATACCAAGGTCGTGGAAAAAGGGAAGGGCGATGGCGTTTATATCAATACATGCGGCATCGGTTCTCCGGAATACCCGGGATTGATTGCTCCCTCTTCTATCCGAGAGGGAGATGCGGTGATCGTCAGCGGTGATTTGGGACGGCATGGAATGACGATTATGAGCGTGCGGGAAGGATTGGGGTTCTCCTCGTCGCTGGAGAGCGATTCGGCTCCTTTGTGGCCGTCGGTTGATGCTTTGATCCGGAGCGGCGCCGACATCCATTGCTTGCGGGACATAACCCGCGGAGGCCTGACAACAACCCTGAATGAAATTGCCGATTCGTCCGGATTGGGTATTGTTCTGGACGAAGTATCAATCCCGGTCTGCGACGAAGTGCGTTCTGCCTGTGACGTTCTGGGGTTGGATCCCCTCCAGGTGGCTTGCGAAGGGCGTTTCCTGGCGATCGTCCCGGCGGATGCCGCCGCGCGGACTTTGGCTGCCCTGCGTTCCGTTCCCGTTTCGTCCGGAGCATGCGTTGTGGGGCGGGTAGAAGGCCGCATGGCAGCACCTCTTGTGATGAATGGAGTTATGGGGGTGAGGCGTATACTGGGCATGCCATCCGGAGCCCAGCTGCCCAGGATCTGCTAA
- a CDS encoding hydrogenase maturation nickel metallochaperone HypA produces the protein MHEAGIVAGALSMAREIAVGKGGRRITRMVLTVGSLSSVVPEALENAFRALSHGTMAEGASLEVEWVEACCRCSTCGSDFEFAGNGYVCPGCGEPSMVILRGRELELKTVEWI, from the coding sequence ATGCATGAGGCGGGGATTGTGGCCGGAGCTTTGTCCATGGCCCGTGAGATTGCGGTGGGCAAGGGAGGGCGCCGCATCACGCGGATGGTACTGACGGTCGGATCGCTTAGCAGCGTTGTTCCGGAAGCATTGGAAAATGCCTTCCGTGCCTTGTCGCACGGTACGATGGCGGAGGGCGCTTCCCTGGAAGTGGAGTGGGTAGAGGCTTGCTGCCGGTGCAGTACTTGCGGCAGCGATTTCGAATTTGCCGGCAACGGTTATGTGTGTCCCGGTTGCGGAGAACCCAGCATGGTGATCCTCCGGGGGCGTGAATTGGAACTCAAAACAGTAGAATGGATCTAA